The Peromyscus eremicus unplaced genomic scaffold, PerEre_H2_v1 PerEre#2#chr23_unloc_1, whole genome shotgun sequence genome window below encodes:
- the LOC131900872 gene encoding gap junction gamma-3 protein-like has protein sequence MCGKFLRQLLAKESQHSTPVGRFLLPVLMGFRLLLLVSSGPGVFGDEENEFMCHLGQPGCKTTCYDIFRPLSPLRFWAFQVILMAVPSVVYMGFTLYHVIGYWEEPEKENKEQETRICKGDHSKGVSGAGSLKLLWAYVAQLGARLVLEGAALGVQYHLYGFKMPSTFICREDPCIGSTTCFQSHPSEKTILLNTMFGISGACLLFTSLELMLLGLGRFWRMYKHKLSFLKNLRTSKSSVRRKDPADDLSVVETKEPF, from the coding sequence ATGTGTGGCAAGTTCCTGAGGCAGCTGTTGGCTAAGGAGAGCCAGCATTCCACCCCCGTGGGGCGCTTCCTACTTCCGGTGCTCATGGGATTCCGCCTCCTGCTTCTGGTTTCCAGTGGACCTGGGGTCTTCGGTGATGAAGAGAACGAATTCATGTGTCATTTAGGACAGCCAGGCTGCAAGACCACTTGCTATGACATCTTCCGCCCCCTTTCTCCATTGCGCTTCTGGGCCTTCCAAGTCATCCTGATGGCTGTACCCAGTGTCGTTTACATGGGTTTCACTCTGTATCATGTGATTGGATATTGGGaggaaccagaaaaagaaaataaggaacaagAGACACGGATTTGCAAGGGGGACCATAGCAAGGGTGTCTCAGGGGCTGGAAGCCTCAAGCTTCTCTGGGCCTATGTGGCACAGCTTGGGGCGAGGCTGGTCCTTGAGGGAGCAGCCTTGGGAGTTCAGTACCACCTGTATGGCTTCAAGATGCCCAGCACTTTTATATGTCGTGAGGATCCTTGCATCGGCAGCACAACCTGTTTCCAGTCCCACCCCTCGGAGAAGACCATTCTCCTCAATACCATGTTTGGAATCAGTGGGGCCTGTCTCTTGTTCACTTCCTTGGAGCTTATGCTTTTGGGTTTAGGGAGGTTTTGGAGGATGTACAAGcacaaactttcctttttaaagaacttGCGAACCTCAAAGAGCTCCGTAAGACGCAAGGACCCAGCTGATGACTTGTCGGTGGTGGAGACAAAAGAGCCATTTTGA